A single genomic interval of Osmerus eperlanus chromosome 14, fOsmEpe2.1, whole genome shotgun sequence harbors:
- the paip2b gene encoding polyadenylate-binding protein-interacting protein 2B isoform X2: protein MTSPEVAKTPGGSSGGPGGKEEGVANGLKEGDANPFAEYMWMENEEEYNRQVEEELLEQEFLDRCFQEMLEEEDQDWFIPSRDLNPGVAQIQHQLNGLSVADSNPADVLRKSNLNPEAKEFVPGMKY from the exons ATGACCAGTCCAGAGGTGGCAAAGACACCCGGGGGCAGCagtggggggcctgggggcaaGGAGGAAGGGGTGGCCAATGGCCTGAAGGAGGGGGACGCCAACCCCTTCGCTGAGTACATGTGGATGGAAAACGAGGAGGAGTACAACAGACAG gtggaggaggagcttcTGGAGCAGGAGTTTCTGGATCGTTGTTTCCAGgagatgctggaggaggaggaccaggattggtTCATCCCATCCCGTGACCTCAACCCCGGGGTCGCGCAGATCCAGCACCAGCTCAACGGTCTATCGGTCGCCGACAGCAACCCGGCAGATGTACTG CGCAAGAGCAACTTGAACCCAGAAGCAAAGGAGTTTGTTCCCGGGATGAAATACTAG
- the LOC134033584 gene encoding semaphorin-4F-like isoform X2 gives MHRFIDISVIICISSAVFCLSEFPSGEVIGVSNASVLLLHPPSNSLYLGARDSILVLDPSNLTHKGPVIEWKVSDEEKQVCMSKGKSEDECHNYICMLESLGDGSIYVCGSYAYNPQCAYIVNSTLRKGEGGDVEKEGKKWICPYEPGKPHTAVKADGILYSASSTNFLGTEFTVARVRGPEKEQLRIEPNWLSDPEFVSSAVLGAEPKQGDYIYWFLMENAKEFDLYSTVRVARVARVCKHDLGGSKTLQGRWTTFLKTGLVCKEKGPGGRRYDVLIHLQPLEHQPGDPTSTHFYGLFTSQWGSELVSAVCVFSVAEVDEVMANSPFKNTKSSGNTATISIPSPRPGLCIGSDMRSQYNSSLQMPDQVLTFAKEHPQLTQSVETAPLLLRRGVTYTRLAVSNVTSTQAAILYLGTDQGELHSVSVVGGTATLLQEIPVTTSVEPVNNILVHQGGVLVGSASSLRAVQADGCRSFSSCVVCAAARGLGCGWSSTTRVCITQPPGSPEATGSPLNVCGRGEDAACEVQELHVRQGVRLLLPCTSLSLSPSPPCTWSHPPARHTRLLPSSHLEVLASPSSQGSYSCHCPAPGATSLGSSACPTASYKLILISVEGGSEGLHSPAPVGAYLICLLVGVLCGALVAVAVLKWREWSTSRHIPLVDRDGRGTVETGQGSQNPICYANDVRVKDTAPGQ, from the exons ATGCACCGTTTCATCGATATTTCGGTCATAATTTGTATCTCATCTGCAGTTTTTTGCTTGTCAGAGTTTCCGTCTGGAG AGGTGATAGGGGTGTCCAACGCCAGCGTGCTCCTTCTGCACCCCCCCTCTAACAGCCTCTATCTGGGGGCAAGAGACTCCATCCTGGTTCTGGACCCGTCTAACCTGACTCATAAAGGGCCTGTG ATTGAGTGGAAGGTGTCAGATGAGGAGAAGCAGGTGTGCATGAGTAAAGGGAAATCAGAG GATGAGTGTCATAACTACATTTGCATGCTGGAGTCACTGGGGGACGGCAGCATCTACGTCTGCGGCTCGTACGCGTACAACCCACAATGTGCTTATATAGTGAACTCcacactgaggaagggggaaggaggagacgtggagaaagaggggaaaaaatgGATTTGTCCCTACGAGCCAGGGAAACCTCACACCGCTGTAAAAGCAG ATGGTATCCTGTACTCGGCCTCCTCCACTAACTTCCTGGGAACAGAGTTTACTGTTGCCAGGGTTAGAGGACCAGAGAAGGAGCAGTTGCGCATTGAGCCCAACTGGCTAAGTG acccaGAGTTTGTGAGTTCTGCTGTGCTGGGGGCGGAGCCAAAACAGGGAGACTACATTTATTGGTTCCTGATGGAGAATGCCAAAGAGTTCGACCTCTACTCCACCGTCAGGGTGGCCAGGGTTGCACGAGTCTGCAAG CATGATCTGGGGGGCTCTAAGACCCTGCAGGGCCGCTGGACGACCTTCCTGAAGACGGGGCTGGTTTGTAAGGAGAAGGGGCCGGGCGGGAGACGCTATGACGTCCTCATACACCTGCAGCCCCTGGAGCACCAGCCGGGAGACCCCACCAGCACACACTTCTACGGCCTCTTCACTTCCCAgtg gggaagtGAGCTTGTGTCTGCGGTGTGCGTGTTCAGTGTGGCAGAGGTTGACGAGGTGATGGCGAACAGCCCGTTTAAGAACACGAAGAGCTCCGGGAACACAGCAAccatctctatcccctctccccggccaggACTG TGTATAGGCAGTGATATGAGGTCACAGTACAACTCCTCCCTTCAGATGCCAGACCAGGTTCTAACCTTCGCCAAGGAGCACCCCCAGCTGACCCAGTCCGTGGAGACAGCGCCCCTGCTGCTCAGGAGGGGGGTCACATACACCAGACTGGCTGTTTCCAATGTCACCAGCACCCAGGCTGCCATCCTGTACCTGGGCACAG accaaGGAGAGCTCCACAGTGTGTCTGTAGTTGGTGGTACCGCCACTCTGCTACAGGAGATTCCGGTCACAACCTCAGTAGAACCTGTCAACAACATCCTGGTACACCAG GGTGGTGTGTTGGTGGGCAGTGCCTCCTCTCTGAGGGCGGTGCAGGCGGACGGCTGCAGAAGCTTCTccagctgtgtggtgtgtgcggcgGCCAGGGGCCTGGGCTGTGGCTGGAGCTCCACGACCAGAGTCTGCATCACACAGCCACCAGG TTCTCCAGAGGCTACTGGGAGCcctctgaatgtgtgtgggagaggagagg ATGCTGCCTGTGAGGTTCAGGAGCTACATGTGAGGCAAGGGGTTAGGCTCCTCCTCCCGTGCACCAGCCTCAGcctatccccttctcccccctgcaCCTGGTCCCACCCCCCAGCCCGCCACACccgcctccttccctcctcccacctagaggtcctggcctctccctccagccaggGGAGCTACTCCTGCCACTGCCCAGCCCCCGGTGCAACATCCCTGGGCTCGTCCGCCTGCCCCACTGCCTCCTACAAGCTGATCCTGATCAGTGTGGAAGGCGGCAGTGAGGGTTTACATAGCCCGGCACCTGTAGGTGCGTATCTGATCTGTCTCCTCgtgggggtgctgtgtggagcCCTGGTCGCAGTCGCTGTCCTCAAGTGGAGGGAGTGGTCCACCTCCCGACACATCCCATTGGTGGACAGGGATGGGAGGGGCACTGTGGAAACCGGGCAGGGTAGCCAGAACCCCATATGCTATGCAAATGATGTCAGGGTGAAGGACACAGCACCGGGCCAATGA
- the paip2b gene encoding polyadenylate-binding protein-interacting protein 2B isoform X1 gives MPEPAEMTSPEVAKTPGGSSGGPGGKEEGVANGLKEGDANPFAEYMWMENEEEYNRQVEEELLEQEFLDRCFQEMLEEEDQDWFIPSRDLNPGVAQIQHQLNGLSVADSNPADVLRKSNLNPEAKEFVPGMKY, from the exons ATGCCAG AGCCAGCGGAGATGACCAGTCCAGAGGTGGCAAAGACACCCGGGGGCAGCagtggggggcctgggggcaaGGAGGAAGGGGTGGCCAATGGCCTGAAGGAGGGGGACGCCAACCCCTTCGCTGAGTACATGTGGATGGAAAACGAGGAGGAGTACAACAGACAG gtggaggaggagcttcTGGAGCAGGAGTTTCTGGATCGTTGTTTCCAGgagatgctggaggaggaggaccaggattggtTCATCCCATCCCGTGACCTCAACCCCGGGGTCGCGCAGATCCAGCACCAGCTCAACGGTCTATCGGTCGCCGACAGCAACCCGGCAGATGTACTG CGCAAGAGCAACTTGAACCCAGAAGCAAAGGAGTTTGTTCCCGGGATGAAATACTAG
- the LOC134033584 gene encoding semaphorin-4F-like isoform X1 produces MHRFIDISVIICISSAVFCLSEFPSGEVIGVSNASVLLLHPPSNSLYLGARDSILVLDPSNLTHKGPVVRHQIEWKVSDEEKQVCMSKGKSEDECHNYICMLESLGDGSIYVCGSYAYNPQCAYIVNSTLRKGEGGDVEKEGKKWICPYEPGKPHTAVKADGILYSASSTNFLGTEFTVARVRGPEKEQLRIEPNWLSDPEFVSSAVLGAEPKQGDYIYWFLMENAKEFDLYSTVRVARVARVCKHDLGGSKTLQGRWTTFLKTGLVCKEKGPGGRRYDVLIHLQPLEHQPGDPTSTHFYGLFTSQWGSELVSAVCVFSVAEVDEVMANSPFKNTKSSGNTATISIPSPRPGLCIGSDMRSQYNSSLQMPDQVLTFAKEHPQLTQSVETAPLLLRRGVTYTRLAVSNVTSTQAAILYLGTDQGELHSVSVVGGTATLLQEIPVTTSVEPVNNILVHQGGVLVGSASSLRAVQADGCRSFSSCVVCAAARGLGCGWSSTTRVCITQPPGSPEATGSPLNVCGRGEDAACEVQELHVRQGVRLLLPCTSLSLSPSPPCTWSHPPARHTRLLPSSHLEVLASPSSQGSYSCHCPAPGATSLGSSACPTASYKLILISVEGGSEGLHSPAPVGAYLICLLVGVLCGALVAVAVLKWREWSTSRHIPLVDRDGRGTVETGQGSQNPICYANDVRVKDTAPGQ; encoded by the exons ATGCACCGTTTCATCGATATTTCGGTCATAATTTGTATCTCATCTGCAGTTTTTTGCTTGTCAGAGTTTCCGTCTGGAG AGGTGATAGGGGTGTCCAACGCCAGCGTGCTCCTTCTGCACCCCCCCTCTAACAGCCTCTATCTGGGGGCAAGAGACTCCATCCTGGTTCTGGACCCGTCTAACCTGACTCATAAAGGGCCTGTGGTGAgacatcag ATTGAGTGGAAGGTGTCAGATGAGGAGAAGCAGGTGTGCATGAGTAAAGGGAAATCAGAG GATGAGTGTCATAACTACATTTGCATGCTGGAGTCACTGGGGGACGGCAGCATCTACGTCTGCGGCTCGTACGCGTACAACCCACAATGTGCTTATATAGTGAACTCcacactgaggaagggggaaggaggagacgtggagaaagaggggaaaaaatgGATTTGTCCCTACGAGCCAGGGAAACCTCACACCGCTGTAAAAGCAG ATGGTATCCTGTACTCGGCCTCCTCCACTAACTTCCTGGGAACAGAGTTTACTGTTGCCAGGGTTAGAGGACCAGAGAAGGAGCAGTTGCGCATTGAGCCCAACTGGCTAAGTG acccaGAGTTTGTGAGTTCTGCTGTGCTGGGGGCGGAGCCAAAACAGGGAGACTACATTTATTGGTTCCTGATGGAGAATGCCAAAGAGTTCGACCTCTACTCCACCGTCAGGGTGGCCAGGGTTGCACGAGTCTGCAAG CATGATCTGGGGGGCTCTAAGACCCTGCAGGGCCGCTGGACGACCTTCCTGAAGACGGGGCTGGTTTGTAAGGAGAAGGGGCCGGGCGGGAGACGCTATGACGTCCTCATACACCTGCAGCCCCTGGAGCACCAGCCGGGAGACCCCACCAGCACACACTTCTACGGCCTCTTCACTTCCCAgtg gggaagtGAGCTTGTGTCTGCGGTGTGCGTGTTCAGTGTGGCAGAGGTTGACGAGGTGATGGCGAACAGCCCGTTTAAGAACACGAAGAGCTCCGGGAACACAGCAAccatctctatcccctctccccggccaggACTG TGTATAGGCAGTGATATGAGGTCACAGTACAACTCCTCCCTTCAGATGCCAGACCAGGTTCTAACCTTCGCCAAGGAGCACCCCCAGCTGACCCAGTCCGTGGAGACAGCGCCCCTGCTGCTCAGGAGGGGGGTCACATACACCAGACTGGCTGTTTCCAATGTCACCAGCACCCAGGCTGCCATCCTGTACCTGGGCACAG accaaGGAGAGCTCCACAGTGTGTCTGTAGTTGGTGGTACCGCCACTCTGCTACAGGAGATTCCGGTCACAACCTCAGTAGAACCTGTCAACAACATCCTGGTACACCAG GGTGGTGTGTTGGTGGGCAGTGCCTCCTCTCTGAGGGCGGTGCAGGCGGACGGCTGCAGAAGCTTCTccagctgtgtggtgtgtgcggcgGCCAGGGGCCTGGGCTGTGGCTGGAGCTCCACGACCAGAGTCTGCATCACACAGCCACCAGG TTCTCCAGAGGCTACTGGGAGCcctctgaatgtgtgtgggagaggagagg ATGCTGCCTGTGAGGTTCAGGAGCTACATGTGAGGCAAGGGGTTAGGCTCCTCCTCCCGTGCACCAGCCTCAGcctatccccttctcccccctgcaCCTGGTCCCACCCCCCAGCCCGCCACACccgcctccttccctcctcccacctagaggtcctggcctctccctccagccaggGGAGCTACTCCTGCCACTGCCCAGCCCCCGGTGCAACATCCCTGGGCTCGTCCGCCTGCCCCACTGCCTCCTACAAGCTGATCCTGATCAGTGTGGAAGGCGGCAGTGAGGGTTTACATAGCCCGGCACCTGTAGGTGCGTATCTGATCTGTCTCCTCgtgggggtgctgtgtggagcCCTGGTCGCAGTCGCTGTCCTCAAGTGGAGGGAGTGGTCCACCTCCCGACACATCCCATTGGTGGACAGGGATGGGAGGGGCACTGTGGAAACCGGGCAGGGTAGCCAGAACCCCATATGCTATGCAAATGATGTCAGGGTGAAGGACACAGCACCGGGCCAATGA
- the dok1a gene encoding docking protein 2 — protein MDTHVKAGQIYLQHQKQGKKWKKLWLSLYPSSGSGVARLELQDLSERSAGFAPGGAVGVRRHQEKKVIRLAECVRVLRLPPHAEACPGDNMAAFCVETDERRLVMAAEKEECVDWVEKVCEIAFQKGGLVSSAQQLRMEENLIYVSTEELSEFWVSVQQTDAATLCGLQGAYWLRVAGDELVLKEAETRKCLQTWPYRLLRRYGRDKLTFSIEAGRRCDSGPGTFTFDTRQGDQIFSLIENAISEQKTAAVVSDALLPSDTIGSRRPRSPLPELPVSASIFEGHNLCKSLSSASVGFEECVYSEPADVINFVKNVNPQPAEFNGSDECVYAQPADCIKSQGPAPNSHMPLPLALSHPSPSVSPRGNPTEPVYVDPVHYIPLKPPKMAAPAPPSASPISFSSSQPRDQSEPVYDEVYHRIGLVQTNQDPHQNQALEKDHCREAPIYTEASIGAHLNSALSSMHPQEEPKVDPYAHLYAQIGKVKTNTPPTKSGDQSPEVIYENLGII, from the exons ATGGATACCCATGTGAAAGCAGGCCAGATCTACCTTCAGCACCAGAAGCAGGGCAAG AAGTGGAAGAAACTATGGctgtccctctacccctccagcGGCAGTGGTGTTGCCAGACTGGAGCTGCAGGATTTGAGTGAGCGCAGTGCTGGCTTTGCTCcaggtggggctgtgggggTCCGGAGGCACCAGGAGAAGAAGGTGATCCGCCtggcagagtgtgtgagagtgctccGTCTGCCCCCCCACGCCGAGGCCTGCCCTGGGGACAACATGGCGGCCTTCTGCGTGGAGACGGATGAGAGAAGGCTGGTGATGGCGGCGGAaaaggaggagtgtgtggactGGGTGGAGAAAGTGTGCGAAATCGCCTTCCAG AAAGGAGGACTAGTGTCATCAGCTCAGCAGCTCCGAATGGAGGAAAACCTCATCTATGTGTCCACGGAGGAAT TGAGTGAGTTCTGGGTGAGTGTGCAGCAGACAGATGCAGCTACGCTGTGTGGCCTCCAGGGGGCCTACTGGCTGCGTGTGGCAGGAGATGAGCTTGTCCTGAAGGAGGCGGAGACCAGAAAGTGCCTGCAGACCTGGCCCTATCGGCTGCTGAGACGTTATGGAAGAGACAAG CTGACGTTCTCTATCGAGGCAGGTCGCCGTTGTGACTCGGGGCCCGGCACGTTCACCTTCGACACTCGGCAGGGTGATCAGATATTCTCTCTGATTGAAAATGCTATAAGCGAGCAGAAGACAGCTGCTGTTGTCTCAGATGCACTCCTCCCAAGCGATACGATTGGCTCCAGGCGGCCTCGCTCACCTCTGCCCGAACTTCCTGTCAGTGCCAGCATTTTTGAGGGGCACAACCTCTGCAAATCGTTGTCCTCAGCTTCTGTTGGCTTCGAGGAGTGTGTGTACTCTGAACCGGCGGATGTGATTAACTTCGTAAAGAACGTTAACCCTCAACCGGCTGAATTTAATGGCTCCGATGAGTGTGTCTATGCCCAACCAGCTGACTGTATCAAATCTCAAGGCCCCGCCCCCAACTCCCacatgcccctccccctggcacTTTCACACCCCTCCCCTTCGGTGAGTCCCCGTGGCAACCCAACAGAGCCTGTGTACGTGGACCCTGTTCATTACATCCCCCTGAAACCTCCTAAAATGGCCGCCCCAGCTCCCCCTTCTGCCTCCCCAatctccttttcctcttcccAGCCCAGAGACCAGTCTGAACCGGTTTATGATGAGGTGTACCACAGAATTGGTCTGGTCCAGACTAACCAGGATCCCCACCAGAACCAGGCCCTGGAAAAGGACCATTGCAGAGAGGCACCAATCTACACCGAGGCTTCTATAGGGgcacatttgaattccgcccTAAGCTCTATGCACCCTCAAGAGGAGCCAAAGGTTGACCCCTATGCCCACCTCTACGCCCAAATCGGCAAAGTTAAAACGAATACCCCCCCTACCAAATCAGGGGATCAGTCCCCTGAGGTAATCTATGAAAACCTGGGCATCATCTAA
- the saraf gene encoding store-operated calcium entry-associated regulatory factor produces MKEFVCIVLQLLFVAHVKCWNEGSVLLRDVQALTLYKGSYTSARRSSPVPQLQCIGGSAGCSAFVPEVVQCQNRGWDGVDVQWECKTDMDNAYRFGKVEVSCEGFSQPDDPYILRGSCGLEYTLELTGEGRRKHGASHGGSRGFGDYASSFFNGFSSNNHGNSQQQQKSASSLGEESGSIFGVVVLLLLAFGVYKLFLSGTTNTHAPDQQGYHGDGTQPPPPGFRPDYTGSSSSGCPGSGYPGYNGGSPGYGFRSDYNGQQYAGRRAGAGTGTGSGFWTGMGTGGLLGYMFGNQRRQSNNYFNSNTSYSAPRTPPSPNPTASTGTRTASGFGGTKRR; encoded by the exons ATGAAGGAATTTGTCTGTATAGTTTTACAGCTTCTCTTTGTGGCGCACGTCAAGTGTTGGAATGAAG GGAGTGTGTTGCTTCGAGACGTGCAAGCTCTGACCCTTTACAAGGGCAGTTACACGTCAGCTCGGCGGTCCAGTCCCGTACCCCAACTTCAGTGCATCGGGGGTTCCGCCGGATGTTCCGCGTTTGTCCCGGAGGTGGTCCAGTGTCAAAACAGAGGATGGGATGGAGTGGACGTTCAG TGGGAGTGTAAAACCGATATGGACAATGCCTACCGCTTTGGGAAGGTGGAGGTGAGCTGTGAGGGCTTCAGCCAACCTGACGACCCCTACATCCTGAGGGGCTCCTGTGGTCTGGAGTACACCCTGGAGCTCACAGGGGAGGGCAG GAGGAAGCATGGGGCTTCCCACGGAGGCTCCAGGGGCTTTGGTGACTatgcctcctccttcttcaaTGGCTTCTCCTCCAATAACCACGGAAACAGTCAGCAGCAGCAGAAGAGTGCGTCGTCTCTAGGGGAGGAGTCAGGCAGCATCTTTGGGGTGGTGGTGTTGTTGCTACTGGCGTTCGGAGTCTACAAGCTATTCCTGAGCGGGACCACCAACACGCATGCCCCGGACCAACAGGGTTACCATGGAGATGGAACGCAGCCCCCTCCACCGGGTTTCAGACCAGACTACACAg gctcctcctcttccggcTGCCCAGGCTCAGGTTACCCTGGTTACAATGGAGGTAGCCCAGGTTACGGTTTCCGCAGCGACTACAATGGACAACAGTATGCAGGGCGCCGAGCTGGAgctggaacaggaacaggaagtgggttcTGGACAGGcatggggactggaggactgctTGGGTACATGTTTGGCAATCAGAG GCGCCAGTCCAACAATTATTTCAactccaacaccagttacagtgCACCCAgaaccccaccctccccaaaTCCCACTGCCAGTACTGGAACAAGGACCGCCTCAG gtTTCGGAGGAACAAAGAGGAGATAG
- the LOC134034162 gene encoding uncharacterized protein LOC134034162, whose product MNSPRQNQALGSQARGGKLSIYATGFSPPEGRPLGLFRLQPGPSFTTHQKMADMWTQYNRQRFQSQGNRPQNPQKGRTIMATMLESVRERGTKTHMETQAPPPERGQQTHGPSQHPSSKPREGRTAVNPSGHKQVSLCVSRGFNQGQGPAHLGQPRKEAWSQATVDPGLGDPAWTKEGLEGSATHLPHIGSGEESKAEPPVQGEGLRAELFRQKITLSTRHECQINKRLANRSHLMHLGMPFDGVTTYSQSYIPVDCSPTRRGARCTAPQATVNWHQWGSEYSDRYQGPGRYVPSQRKPPSGLKAHPASPDPSGTHTLYTTEKIRRYLSSEYQRQYNYREESGPSRPKTSPVYSQHHRV is encoded by the exons ATGAACTCTCCAAGGCAGAACCAG GCCCTGGGGTCCCAGGCCAGGGGGGGTAAGCTGAGTATCTACGCTACTGGCTTCAGCCCTCCAGAAGGACGGCCTCTCGGCCTGTTCAGACTGCAGCCTGGACCCTCCTTCACCACTCACCAGAAG atggcaGACATGTGGACTCAGTACAACAGACAGAGATTCCAGAGCCAAGGCAATAGACCACAGAACCCCCAG aagggaagaaccataatgGCCACCATGCtggaaagtgtgagagagagggggacaaaaACCCACATGGAGACACAAGCACCCCCTCCAGAGAGGGGCCAACAGACCCATGGCCCATCCCAGCATCCAAGTTCTAAGCCCAGGGAAGGGAGAACCGCTGTAAACCCCTCTGGACACAAgcaggtgtctctgtgtgtatctcGGGGGTTCAACCAGGGTCAGGGACCTGCTCACCTTGGGCAGCCCAGGAAGGAAGCCTGGAGCCAGGCTACAGTGGACCCAGGGTTGGGGGACCCTGCCTGGACCAAAGAGGGACTAGAGGGGTCTGCTACACACCTGCCTCACATAGGCagtggagagg AGAGCAAGGCAGAGCCCCCCGTGCAGGGCGAGGGTTTGAGGGCGGAGCTATTTCGGCAGAAAATAACACTCTCCACCCGCCACGAGTGCCAGATCAACAAACGTCTCGCCAACCGGTCACACCTTATGCACCTGG gaATGCCTTTTGATGGTGTGACAACCTACAGCCAGAGCTACATCCCTGTGGACTGCTCACCGACACGTAGGGGGGCCAGATGTACTGCTCCCCAGGCTACAGTAAACtg GCATCAGTGGGGTTCAGAGTACTCGGACCGGTACCAGGGCCCCGGGCGCTATGTGCCCAGCCAGAGAAAGCCCCCAAGTGGGCTAAaggcccaccctgcctccccggACCCCTCCGGGACCCACACCCTCTACACCACGGAGAAGATACGCAGATACCTCAGCTCAGAGTACCAGAGGCAATACAACTACAGG GAGGAGTCAGGCCCGTCCCGGCCCAAGACAAGCCCGGTCTACAGCCAGCACCACAGGGTCTGA